Proteins encoded within one genomic window of Panicum virgatum strain AP13 chromosome 1N, P.virgatum_v5, whole genome shotgun sequence:
- the LOC120657568 gene encoding uncharacterized protein LOC120657568 produces MAGSRWTRRPSAALLLLLCALLCAVLLFVPAARRGEDTERFPVAAASSSSWGAGGRRALPQPAAVRSRRFRARGRWNSAGLGDSKHEVPSGPNPDSNSRGRGGSIRGGCRATVASPAAGGSCGVSPRPNSPSTEQQTSSGC; encoded by the exons ATGGCAGGATCTCGATGGACTAGAAGACCGAGCGCCGCGCTGTTGCTGCTCCTCTGCGCTCTCCTCTGCGCCGTCCTCCTCTTCGTGCCGGCGGCTCGCCGGGGAGAGGATACGGAGAGGTTTCCCGtcgcggcggcgtcgtcgtcgtcgtggggcgccggcgggcgccgcGCTCTCCCGCAGCCGGCCGCGGTGAGGTCGAGGCGGTTCCGGGCGCGGGGGCGGTGGAACTCGGCGGGGCTCGGCGACAGCAAGCATGAGGTTCCGAGTGGCCCCAATCCGGACTCCAATAG ccgcggcagaggaggtagtatacgaggtggttgcagaGCCACAgtggcaagccccgcagcaggaggatcgtgTGGAGTCAGCCCAAGACCCAACTCACCCAGTACTGAGCAGCAGAC ATCATCCGGAtgttga